The Nothobranchius furzeri strain GRZ-AD chromosome 8, NfurGRZ-RIMD1, whole genome shotgun sequence sequence gttgcgctcacaccgtaatacagtattgggtgcggttaaagtcagacatgcaaAACAATCAATTTCACATAAATAAGtggcgcttagcctggcggggagAGGAAAACCTGGCGGGCTGCCAGGCTAAtgagcactgggggaaaccctgccaagatcgtcaacactcatctATCTTAATGTTATTGAAACAtgaaaaccaaaaagcattatatccactgctacctttctaatttgaaCTCAGTAATGTATGCTGTAaccaccttgccctgcctcctcctccttgctgcctgccggctgtgatgacaagcaacaacagagtagttcccgctgcttcttcgggaaactgcgcaatatatatatatatatatatatatatatatatatatatatatatatatatataattaacttgggatcttgtaggcgtggcgctgacATTTGAGCcgtggctacgcctatgtaagggaaacacagtACTGCAGCATCAGCAGAGCTGTACAAAAGACGAAAACTGGTATCGGCCACCAAAACCAGAATCTGTGCCTTTCTATGAACTTTAATTTAATGCACGACATAAAGAGAAACAGTAGGGTTTTTTTTCCAGTACTGTCGGCTCAATTACTGACCTAATTAATCATAAAGTTGTGAATTACCAAAACTGTTTCTTTTTAAACACATCTCTTATTTGTCCGACAAatatttatttacttgtttattggGTGACTTTAATTACGCCACAAAATGTGGTTTGAAACCGAATTACTACACGTAGAATAAAGACTGCATCGCTGCACAAGAACAAGCCTCCTGTGTGAACTCAGCATAAACGAGTTTAACAAGTCGAGTCTCTCCTCCAGTCAGTTTCAATGTTGCTAATTTAGCTAAACATTTGAGACTAGTTTCTTTTTAGATACAACCATAAGAGGAAATGTACGTAGTTACGTGACTGAACACAAAAAAGTCAAATATGATATAGATTTATTTTGGTAAGTTGAAACAGTTTCGTGTGTGGCAGGTGTCTCGTCCAAAAATGTCAACTTCCTCTCAACAAGTCGTCATAAACTTACCTTTCCCTTCAGGTCGAGGATAAATATCGCTGATGCCGACATCCTGGTGGAGTAAAACCCTCGAAAACAAGATGCGGGTTAGCAAATATCCGAGAACACGGTGAGATATGGGCCATTCAAGTGTGAAGGGTcgctctcatcctcctcctcggCTCTAGTCTCCTCTCCGCTCCCACTCGCTTCGGTCGCTTCGCTGTAACTCGCTGCTTTTTCCGGAGCATCAAGCTCTCTGTGATCACGGAAACACCACTTCCGGTTGTCGAGTGATCGAATTCCCTCACTAACTTTCAGGAGGGATGAAATTCAAAGCACAACACCAGTGTTGTGAAATACACAGCAAAACTATGATTATTTCTTTTGCTGATATTTTACATGACGCTTTTTATTTCTTGTTTCTCTTTTGTGAAACATTTAGAGAAAACTAGTGTTGTTCAGATACTAAACTGGTTTCTGTCAAACATTTAACTGTAATTCACTCAATTCATTAGTCACTCAGTTTTGAATAGAGATTAGAAAGGTTGTAAATGGTGATGTCTTGAAAACATCACATTATTTTATCAATTGGCTGCAAAAGTGAAGCTAAATTTAGATAACTATAACTCCCAATGGTCAAAATATACCTGGTACAGTTTATTTGCATTTGGACCAAAAGACTGAttctttaaaagtttaaaaattcatTTGAAACTGGGCTTGTTCAGTCAAAAAATGAAACAAATGATTGTTTTAACATGCTTTTATATATTTTACTGTCTTGTTAGGATTTATATTTGTTACTAAGTAGTGTGATGAAGGTAACCTCTTATTTCATTTGTGACATCAAGAAACATTTTGCCTGTCTGGGCCAATATTTTATTAGAAATTTCCATTTTTTTATGGACACATCCCTAaatttgaatatatatatatatatatatatatatatatatatgtgtgtgtgtgtgtgtgtgtgtgtgtgtgtgtgtgtgtgtgtgtgtgtgtgtgtgtgtgtgtgtgtgtgtgtgtgtataagcaGATAAGTAACATTCACTTCATTCATGAAATGCATGCCACTTATACATTAATTCTGATTTAATTTGAACACTGCAATGGGGAAGAGCATGTTATTGTTTTATCTTTtagcattttatttttttttcggtAGCTACGTTATTAAATATGTTGATATACATTTCGATTTCCATTTTTGAAAGTGTGACACAATGGCCTTAGTTACACTTTTGTTTTGAAATGAAGTAAGCTTCGGTTCCGGTTTTGATGCCAACTTAACGCGCGTGTTTCCGGAGGAAGACCTGTCAAACTGCGTTCATTAGCTTTGTGCTCTGCAAGATCAGAAACGCTCCAGGGTTCAACCCATGACACGCTGTCAGACACCATTACCGTTTTTATGACACTGTTACGAAGTTTAGCCGGAGATATAACTGGTGTGATTTTTGAATGGCGGGAAAGAGCCAGAAATTACATCTCTAATCATGTGGAAATTGACCCACAGAAGCTCAAAACGTGACGTCACTTCATATTGACATGTGGTTCAAATAGGCCTATCTAAATTTTTTGTTCAAAGACTTTCACCATCACATTTTTGAGGAACTTATTACATGTTATAGTTCAAATTAAATCCTCCCAGTCCCAGATGACAAGTGGTTATACAAAGTAGTCTGATAGagtcttttttattttgaaagctgtcACATCATTTCATATACAGGATCataattataaaaaaaatcatagaaaccttctgattcagtaacagtcataacatttttaaaatgtcatttttaaattataaataaacatttattgttGTCAATGTCGTTTATATGTTTTGGTTAAAGTGCTGCAGTTgtataaaataaaagatttttagTTATTTACCAAGTTATTTTTAAATGTACCAAATAAAATGATGACAAGAGCAGATTGATTAATAAAGAAATTGGTCTCCAGATGCCTCACAATTTCTCATTTAATCAATTTTCCCTGAAATCATTTCTGACAGGTCAGTTTAAATCTTATTCATAACAGAAAATTAGCATGGAAGCCACCTTGAAATCTCATTACTTGCACCTGATACAGTGAATCAGTGTAAATTGGCAAATTCAGTGCTGCAGTTTTATCATAAATAACTAATATCCTGAATAATTATGCAGATGTTTCTGTGTGGCGTTGCATTAGCATTAGAGGAAAGCTAAACTAGTACATGTGGTTATGCAAATTGGAATTTAAAATCTAAACAGGCAGCTGGGATTTATATTACTGCTACTGTAAACTTTGCTGCTGTGTGATATGAACAGAAATGGACTTACTTAGCCACATCCTGATGTTGTTTGAGAGGTAATTTATTTCTAACACCATTAATTAACAACTTTGTCTTGGTTCTTAAAGCCTTTGAAAAGTTTGCAGCTTactttggtaaatggcctgtatttgacatagcgccttctagattcctggaacccctcaagaagctttgcaacacaatcagtcattcacccattcacacacacattcacacactcacattcatatTTTAATTAATAAGCATCTTAAACTGCAGCAGCTGTTTGCTATAAGATGCTTCAGAGGAAGGTTTTATCGACGACTACTGGCACATAGGTATGGTTAATCTGGGATAAACCATAAAATCAAGGCTAACACAAGGATTTTGGATTCATGTTaacaggtcaacttcactgatttTTCAAAATTATCcttcctgattataatcggtcactctgagtttaacacgcaggctgaacatgaaaatagtctcctacacctatctcctgctttagcttctgcatTAACCTCTaggattaaaaaaaaacctgacggatctacctcacactgtcacttaacgttcatggactcacacatcttgacttgtgacggggaaggctgttgttggtttagcatccaggaaacagcagagaaccccTCAAAtagcagaagctaacagttagcattagcatctccacaacaCTGCAGGACTCCTTcatgcttgtgttgtttgtggagacaaAATATCAAGGTTGCgaagtaaacagagtcagtatagagtcacattgctgtccaaatattaggaaataacaCTCACAATCCAGCCGTGTTCTGCCACTCTCTCCTCCGGCGGACTTTTGCGTCCTCAAACgggcgcaccggagctttttttcccagagaacaacttaaaagacattcatttctactagagactactgcaaatgtattaaaaatatgggtaaagttgacctttaaggaTGGTGGGGTGGATATTATGATTAGGACTGCTCTCAGGGGAATAAACctgacttgtgtcagagttcCCACTGACTGTTTTAGGTGTATTTGAAGCAGGTAGAATGTAAAACATCTCTAAGTTAAATCAagcatgtccaaagtgtggccaGGGGGTCTTTTATGGCCCTCAGAGTAATTTTGTGTGGCCCGCCAGATCACTTTTGTCTCTCCGGGCTGTTCATGTAGACTTATACTTCCTGACATTTTTATGTATCAGATTTGTGCCAATATGATTACCTTGGAGCAACTTTGAGGGGTACTAATAAAATTAAGTCACCATGAAATACTTTTTGcattgtgtaaaaaacatacataAATCTAATTTTTATGTCTCGCAAGGACAATATTTTAATGATTGGACATCCCTGAGTTAAATGGTTAACAAAATTATGCAAAAAGTCATTTGATTGTTAGGAAATAAAGGCTTCTGATtccaaacattcaaaataaaataatcttatcATTTCTCTTTAAAGGAATAAGGAAAAATAATCAGAGCATTTTATGGACGGATGTTTTTCCAAATATGTCAAACAAACCCTCAGTTTTCTCTGGCATGATGAATTACTTTTGTAGAAGTGCCCCTGTGCTTAATAATAAGTCAAAACTGATCATTTTGGAGGTCATTAAGGTCTTTAGCCCACGCAAACACAATTTCTGTTTTAATATAGTCCCTTTTTCCTTTTTATGTGCAATTATGAATTTCTGGTCAGCACGTTTTTAATCAGAACGCGAgttgaaaaaagaaaataatgaaaATGGAGTGGAActggtgtgtgtgaggagatgttGATGCTAAGTGATGCTGAATTCAATCACATCCATCTCGTcgtctgtgtctgtgtgcatgtccTGAGCTGCTCTCTCAGCTCGGGCCCTCTCACTGGCTGGGATGTAGTTGTCCTCGATGAAGCCGTCATCATCTTCCTCGCTCACTGGAGGAAGGCTGTGAGGGTTCACTCCACGTGCTTCACGTATGTTAAACTCCACTTCCAGGCCTGGAATCAGGCAAAAAACAAATGGGAATAGGTATGGTTAATCTGGGATAAGGCTTCATTAGGAAATGGATTGGATTGCTCAGGCAAAGGTCGAAAGTGTCATTTTCTTCTCGTGCTTGTTGTTTtaggacaaacagacaaacatttaTAGTCCTTTTGTGTTTCTTTGAAATAATATAATTCTAatatttacatgtttattttgtTGTATGGCCCTTTATAATTAAGTTTTGACACGACTGCAAATACATTTAATGCAAACATTGTGAATTATGCATGATTTTAGAAAAATACAAGAAATTTGTTGATAGAAGAACAAACCTGTTGAGTCACACCGGCTAATGGGGTCTATCTCTCGCAGCCGTGTGTGCCTGTAGCTAGCCAGGTAGCGCCGGATCACATGGCCTTTAGCCAGAAGGGCGATGAGAAGAGAGATGGCGATGGCTGAGACCAGAACCGCTACCAACAACTCCCAGCTGTGGCTGGGATAGTTCTCATTATGGATTGCCAACGTGTCTGTCAGAAAGCATCACAGGAAAAGCACACCCTGTTTAAGTGTTGCCTTGATTTGTAAACTAGATTGGAATTAaaactgtttaattatagatttaaTTACAACgttttattattaaaaatatacttgtCTGATTCTCACCGTTTGTTGTTGCAGGTGCTGTGGTTGTTGCATTTACTGCCATTTATTTACTGCTGTCTCTCTGGGTGAGAGCTGAGTTTTATTAGCACCATTAAATTTAGCAAGAACCCATCTGTTGGGGAAGTCCGTCCCAAAAAATCACTTTGTTTCTACAAGATCCAGGAGATCCTTGATGCTTTTCATTCGTTTCACCAGCTTAGTTGGTTTTAGTTTACTGTCAGCCGTTTAAAGTTGAGTAGGACATGCAGGAGATGCTGCAGGGAGGGCATCTCCCCAGGTGAGGGAGGCAGATTCCTGTTGACCTGAAGGGAGCTCAACCTCTTGGAGCTCCACTAGGGGGCGGTGTTGAGTGGCAGGGTGACCTAAGTTGAATTCTGAGTCTTTTGAAGCACTCACTTAAGATCCTGTAGGAATTGAAGGATAATATtaacttttgatttttttttctctatttAGCTCAAAATCACAATAAAAGAAGCATTTAAAAAGCTCCCAGGTACCCAACCCCCCTCAGCCAATGGCACCCCCAAGGGGTGTCCAGggatggccatggccacccctagaaatttCCTGGCCCCCTCACAAAAAGCCGGTGTTATTAAATGATATAAATTTTCACTCATGTGATAAAtgtatcttatttattcaagacaaatTTTAAACTCAATAAAAATTATACAATTAATCAATAAAGAAATaaccagaataaaaaaaatacatgtttctgctTCTCACCATTAAAAAAAAACGTATTTATTTCCATATTTTttgtgtgaacacagcaacaggtaaattaaacaaagcaaaaaaataacaaaacaaattttaaaatgtttgtgtttgtaaaatttgagtcaagtgttttggatacatactgttatatatatatatatatatatatatatatatatatatatatatatatatatatatatatatatatatatataagtctaTAATGGAATAAAAGAGCAATGCAGagcatcaccacaggctaaagTCTCCcatagttaccacaaggaccaattacgTGTGCAACCCAAAAAAatttttggccccatctggccaaccTTATC is a genomic window containing:
- the c8h1orf210 gene encoding type III endosome membrane protein TEMP; this encodes MAVNATTTAPATTNDTLAIHNENYPSHSWELLVAVLVSAIAISLLIALLAKGHVIRRYLASYRHTRLREIDPISRCDSTGLEVEFNIREARGVNPHSLPPVSEEDDDGFIEDNYIPASERARAERAAQDMHTDTDDEMDVIEFSIT